A single window of Kitasatospora sp. HUAS MG31 DNA harbors:
- a CDS encoding MFS transporter: MSTTRKPPAPTRPAEALRPPPIAPPAGGLPADGRRRWAVLAVVLFAAVLDLLDATITNIAAPAIAADLDGGTALVQWLGAGYALAMGVLLVVGGRLGDRYGRRRLFLAGLTGFTLASAACGLAPGPAPLIAFRILQGAFGALVIPQGFGILRAVFPARELGRAFGVFAPCLGLSAIGGPILAGLLIDGLGWRSMFLINIVLGGLAIALAARLLPRDTGDRAATLDVLGSGLLAAAMLGLLHGLIDGSSHGWSPRAALALTAGLGSFALFCLRQRHAASPLIEPTLLRNRGFTSGLVLGLVFYAAVAGLLLVLSLYVQDGLHHTPTRASLDLAPIAAGIIAASIAAHRLTARLGRTLTLIGLLLTLAGTLALLALLALVGGGGEPAGWALAAALFLTGLGLGACFGTVYEVTLGDIGPRESGSASGSLSAVSQLANSIGAAAVTTVYFGAGADPAGGAVHSLSAVAAALLGCCALVRLLPRRAQARHH, from the coding sequence ATGTCCACGACCCGCAAGCCCCCGGCGCCCACCCGTCCCGCCGAGGCACTCCGCCCGCCGCCCATCGCCCCGCCGGCCGGTGGGTTACCCGCCGACGGCCGCCGCCGCTGGGCCGTCCTCGCGGTCGTCCTGTTCGCCGCGGTCCTCGACCTGCTCGACGCGACGATCACCAACATCGCCGCCCCGGCCATCGCCGCCGACCTGGACGGCGGCACCGCCCTCGTCCAGTGGCTGGGCGCCGGATACGCCCTCGCCATGGGCGTCCTGCTGGTGGTCGGCGGCCGGCTCGGCGACCGGTACGGGCGCCGGCGCCTGTTCCTCGCCGGCCTCACCGGCTTCACCCTCGCCTCCGCCGCCTGCGGCCTCGCCCCCGGGCCGGCCCCGCTGATCGCCTTCCGCATCCTCCAGGGAGCCTTCGGCGCCCTGGTGATCCCCCAGGGGTTCGGCATCCTCCGCGCCGTCTTCCCCGCGCGGGAGCTCGGCAGGGCGTTCGGCGTCTTCGCCCCCTGCCTGGGCCTGTCCGCGATCGGCGGCCCGATCCTCGCCGGGCTCCTGATCGACGGCCTCGGCTGGCGCTCGATGTTCCTGATCAACATCGTCCTCGGCGGCCTCGCCATCGCCCTGGCCGCGCGGCTGCTGCCCCGCGACACCGGCGACCGGGCGGCCACCCTCGACGTCCTCGGCTCCGGCCTGCTCGCCGCCGCCATGCTCGGCCTGCTGCACGGCCTGATCGACGGCTCCAGCCACGGCTGGTCACCCCGCGCCGCCCTCGCGCTCACCGCCGGCCTCGGCTCCTTCGCCCTGTTCTGCCTGCGCCAGCGCCACGCCGCGAGCCCGCTGATCGAACCCACCCTGCTGCGCAACCGCGGCTTCACCTCCGGCCTGGTCCTCGGCCTGGTCTTCTACGCGGCCGTCGCGGGCCTGCTGCTGGTCCTCTCGCTCTACGTCCAGGACGGCCTGCACCACACCCCGACCCGCGCCTCCCTGGACCTCGCCCCGATCGCCGCCGGCATCATCGCCGCCTCGATCGCCGCCCACCGCCTCACCGCCCGGCTCGGCCGCACCCTGACCCTCATCGGCCTGCTGCTCACCCTCGCCGGCACGCTCGCCCTGCTCGCCCTGCTCGCCCTGGTCGGCGGCGGCGGTGAGCCGGCGGGGTGGGCCCTCGCCGCCGCGCTGTTCCTCACCGGCCTCGGCCTCGGCGCCTGCTTCGGCACCGTCTACGAGGTCACCCTCGGGGACATCGGCCCCCGGGAGTCCGGCAGTGCGAGCGGCTCGCTGTCCGCCGTCTCCCAGCTCGCCAACAGCATCGGCGCCGCCGCCGTCACCACCGTCTACTTCGGTGCCGGTGCCGACCCGGCGGGTGGAGCCGTCCACAGCCTGAGCGCGGTCGCCGCGGCCC